The Methylomicrobium lacus LW14 genome window below encodes:
- a CDS encoding RelA/SpoT family protein, with protein sequence MLDIADPIELERPQDKLVRRLCEILNGYLEPPQIDECVRAYEFGASAHSGQFRKSGEAYICHPVAVAISLAEMRMDANCIMAAILHDVIEDTPISKAELASQFTPEVAELVDGVTKLTKIDGISRAEAQAENVRKMFMAMTRDLRIIMVKLADRLHNMQTLGVMPPPKKRRIAKETLDIYAPLANRLGMNNIQQHLECLSFEAMYPRRYAILKAAVKKTRGNGLKTINTVENAIKSRMHQAGIVCEVSGREKNLYSIYTKMRLKKISLPDIFDVYAFRICVDDIDNCYRTIGVVHSLYNPKPGRFKDYIALPKANGYQSLHTTLVGPGGVPVEIQIRTHDMHRMAESGIAAHWLYKSDDEKNEKFQKRAHEWLKDLLEIQKSAGDSLEFIENLKVDLFPQEVFVFTPKGNIVKVPRGSTVVDFAYAVHTDIGNQCISARIDKQLAPLQTKLENGVTVDIITASWARPNPLWLNFVITAKARSSIRGYLKNFNSKEAIMLGRRLLEKELQAMELHLDQIDEARVHELLKVTAKASLDDLLEDIGLGNKMPFLVAKRIAQEDVHGAIKLEETHQSRVAPLIIKGTEGMIITLAKCCRPIPGDSIIGFYNPGKGIVVHHHECHNSNDTRKKQANWLDVEWSLDVSTEFPSELRLEVLNRTGVLATILAAISEMHSNIENVSVVDQDEKVCVDLITLSVKNRVHLADIMRKLKKLPSVVKIERVRA encoded by the coding sequence ATGTTGGACATAGCCGATCCGATCGAACTCGAACGCCCCCAGGACAAACTGGTCCGGCGTTTGTGCGAGATCCTGAACGGCTATCTCGAACCCCCACAGATCGACGAATGCGTCCGCGCCTATGAATTCGGCGCCTCGGCGCATTCGGGACAATTCCGCAAAAGCGGCGAAGCTTATATTTGCCACCCGGTCGCGGTCGCGATCAGCCTCGCCGAAATGCGCATGGACGCCAACTGCATCATGGCGGCGATCCTGCATGATGTGATCGAAGACACCCCGATCAGCAAGGCCGAGCTGGCCAGCCAGTTCACCCCGGAAGTCGCCGAACTGGTCGATGGCGTGACCAAACTGACCAAGATCGACGGCATCTCGCGCGCCGAAGCGCAAGCCGAAAACGTCCGCAAGATGTTCATGGCGATGACCCGTGATTTGCGGATCATCATGGTCAAACTCGCCGACCGCCTGCATAACATGCAAACCCTCGGCGTCATGCCGCCGCCAAAGAAACGGCGTATCGCGAAAGAAACGCTGGACATCTACGCACCGCTGGCCAATCGCCTGGGCATGAACAATATCCAGCAGCACCTCGAATGCCTGAGCTTCGAGGCGATGTATCCGCGGCGTTATGCGATTCTGAAAGCCGCGGTCAAGAAAACGCGCGGCAACGGACTCAAAACGATCAATACGGTCGAGAACGCGATCAAGAGCCGGATGCATCAGGCAGGCATCGTTTGCGAAGTATCCGGACGCGAAAAAAATCTGTACAGCATTTATACCAAAATGCGGCTGAAGAAAATCTCGCTGCCGGATATTTTCGATGTGTATGCGTTCCGGATCTGCGTCGACGATATCGACAACTGCTACCGCACGATCGGCGTCGTGCATTCGCTTTACAATCCGAAACCGGGCCGCTTCAAGGACTATATCGCGCTGCCGAAGGCGAACGGCTATCAGTCCCTGCACACGACGCTGGTCGGACCCGGCGGCGTACCGGTCGAAATTCAGATCCGCACGCACGATATGCACCGGATGGCCGAGTCGGGCATCGCCGCGCACTGGCTGTACAAATCCGACGACGAGAAGAACGAAAAATTTCAGAAACGCGCGCACGAATGGCTGAAGGATTTGCTCGAAATCCAAAAATCGGCCGGCGATTCGCTCGAATTCATCGAAAACCTGAAGGTCGATCTGTTTCCGCAGGAAGTCTTCGTGTTCACCCCGAAAGGCAACATCGTCAAGGTGCCGCGCGGCTCGACCGTGGTCGATTTCGCCTATGCGGTGCATACCGACATCGGCAATCAATGCATTTCCGCGCGCATCGACAAGCAACTGGCGCCGCTGCAAACCAAGCTCGAAAACGGCGTCACGGTCGACATCATTACCGCCTCCTGGGCGCGGCCGAACCCGTTATGGCTGAACTTTGTGATTACCGCGAAAGCCCGCTCCAGCATCCGCGGCTATCTGAAAAATTTCAACAGCAAGGAAGCGATCATGCTGGGCCGCCGCCTGCTCGAAAAGGAATTGCAGGCGATGGAGCTGCATCTCGACCAGATCGACGAAGCGCGAGTTCATGAACTGCTCAAGGTCACCGCCAAAGCGTCGCTAGACGACCTGCTCGAGGACATCGGCCTCGGCAACAAGATGCCCTTCCTGGTCGCCAAACGGATTGCCCAGGAAGATGTGCACGGCGCGATCAAACTGGAAGAAACCCATCAGTCCCGCGTCGCGCCGCTGATCATCAAGGGCACCGAAGGGATGATCATTACGCTGGCCAAATGTTGCCGGCCGATTCCGGGGGATTCGATCATCGGCTTTTACAATCCGGGCAAAGGCATCGTCGTGCACCATCACGAATGCCACAACAGCAACGATACCCGGAAAAAACAGGCCAACTGGCTCGATGTCGAATGGAGTCTGGATGTGTCCACCGAATTTCCGTCCGAACTGCGCCTCGAGGTGCTGAACCGGACCGGCGTTCTGGCAACGATTCTTGCCGCGATTTCGGAAATGCATTCGAACATCGAAAACGTCAGCGTCGTCGATCAGGACGAAAAAGTATGCGTCGATCTGATCACGCTCAGCGTGAAGAACCGCGTACATCTGGCCGACATCATGCGCAAGCTGAAAAAATTGCCGAGCGTGGTCAAGATTGAACGCGTCAGGGCCTGA
- a CDS encoding NAD(+) kinase has product MRTSFNTIGIIGKPSDPSIAGTLALIYDYLLQAGYRVIIAADSAEFIRGKDAVAVAADQIGRHCDLVIAVGGDGTFLAAARAIVDYGIPLIGVNLGRVGFLVDISPDELPARLEATLQGHYKEEERYFLRAKIIREGQVIHEEIALNEVAVHRWITPSMIEIVTKIDGVFLNSQRSDGLIVSTPTGSTAYALSAGGPILSPSLNALVLVPLNPHTMSNRPIVIEGNAEIELSFCQTKQIQALVTCDHLQIPDVLISDRILIKKEPKPIKILHPEDHDFFQVLRTKLNWSNG; this is encoded by the coding sequence ATGCGGACTTCCTTCAACACCATCGGCATCATCGGCAAACCCAGCGACCCCAGCATTGCCGGGACCTTGGCGCTGATTTACGATTATTTGCTCCAGGCGGGGTATCGGGTGATCATCGCCGCGGACAGCGCCGAATTCATTCGCGGCAAAGACGCCGTCGCGGTCGCAGCGGATCAAATCGGCCGGCATTGCGACTTGGTCATTGCAGTCGGCGGCGACGGCACCTTTCTGGCCGCCGCGCGCGCGATCGTGGATTACGGCATTCCGCTGATCGGCGTCAATCTCGGCCGGGTGGGTTTTCTGGTCGATATTTCGCCGGACGAATTGCCGGCCCGCCTCGAAGCGACCTTGCAAGGCCATTACAAGGAAGAAGAACGCTATTTCCTGCGCGCGAAGATCATCCGCGAAGGCCAAGTCATCCACGAAGAGATCGCGCTGAACGAAGTCGCGGTGCACCGCTGGATCACGCCGAGCATGATCGAAATCGTGACCAAAATCGACGGCGTGTTCCTGAATTCGCAGCGTTCCGACGGCCTGATCGTTTCAACGCCGACCGGATCGACCGCTTATGCACTGTCTGCGGGCGGGCCGATTCTGTCGCCGTCGCTGAATGCCTTGGTGCTGGTGCCTCTGAATCCGCACACGATGTCGAATCGGCCGATCGTGATCGAAGGCAACGCCGAGATCGAACTGAGCTTCTGCCAGACCAAGCAGATCCAGGCCCTGGTCACCTGCGATCATTTGCAGATCCCGGACGTGTTGATCAGCGACAGGATTCTGATCAAGAAAGAACCGAAACCGATTAAAATTCTGCACCCGGAAGATCATGATTTTTTCCAGGTCCTCCGCACAAAATTAAACTGGAGCAACGGTTGA
- the rraA gene encoding ribonuclease E activity regulator RraA, producing the protein MTLATARLCDAYAQEAHFQIVEPLFKSYGAHPVFWGRISTLKAFEDNVQIKTVLQEKAEGRVLVVDGGGSHRCALIDFELASLAVDNGWQGLLIYGCVRDTARLAELPIGIRALHAHPLQSHQRNQGDHDLPITFAGVNFKKDHFLYADHDGIVVSDRLLS; encoded by the coding sequence ATGACCCTTGCCACCGCCCGTCTCTGCGACGCCTATGCTCAGGAAGCGCATTTTCAGATCGTCGAACCGTTGTTCAAATCCTACGGCGCGCATCCCGTATTTTGGGGGCGCATCAGCACATTGAAAGCCTTCGAGGACAATGTGCAGATCAAAACCGTTTTGCAGGAAAAAGCCGAAGGCCGCGTGCTGGTCGTCGACGGCGGAGGCTCGCACCGCTGCGCGCTGATCGATTTCGAACTGGCCAGCCTTGCAGTCGACAACGGCTGGCAAGGCCTGCTAATTTACGGCTGCGTCCGCGACACCGCGCGGCTCGCGGAACTCCCGATCGGCATCCGCGCGCTGCACGCGCACCCTTTGCAGAGCCATCAGAGAAACCAAGGCGACCATGATCTACCGATCACTTTTGCCGGCGTCAATTTCAAAAAAGATCATTTTTTATACGCCGATCATGATGGAATCGTCGTCTCGGACCGATTGTTGAGTTAA
- the recG gene encoding ATP-dependent DNA helicase RecG, whose protein sequence is MNRLQQPVSALAGIGAQTARRFEKLGIRVIQDLLFHLPVRYEDRTRLTPIGSLAAGMTAMIAGKVEFADILPRGRKSLIVRIADDTGFISLKFFHYSASQFHAFAPGALVSCFGEARYGYAGLEMTHPDYQIIADADHFALDSRLTPVYPLTEGLTQNTIRKAVKQALALCMHDSRLLIDWLPERLLQQLRFPALQQAIQTLHTPGEPGASAALQNGSHPALKRLAFEELLTHYLSLRQAKSLNQSCEAPILAGDPAAADHFIRRLPFPLTGAQRRVIGEIADNCRKTQPMMRLVQGDVGSGKTVVAAYAALLAISSGYQAAVMAPTELLAEQHYRNFSHWFSHFETKVVLLTGQLKGKQRGEILAALKDGSAPIAIGTHALFQDGVEFAHLGLCVIDEQHRFGVHQRLALREKGRQSGIRPHQLVMTATPIPRTLAMLQYSDLDISVIDELPPGRKPIVTSVIPADRRGEVIAKISGWVAQKKQAYWVCTLIEESEALQCEAAEKTAELLGEALPAVRIALIHGRMKAAEKDAIMQAFKQHQIDLLVATTVIEVGVDVPNAGLMIIENPERLGLSQLHQLRGRVGRGDSDSYCLLMYQAPLSEMARQRLGILRDSNDGFVIAEKDLQLRGPGEVLGTRQTGAVHFKIADLSRDADLLDNIQQIGEQFFREAPDAIQPLCDRWLGASTAYAEV, encoded by the coding sequence ATGAACCGGCTGCAGCAACCGGTTTCCGCACTTGCGGGAATCGGCGCGCAAACCGCGCGGCGTTTCGAAAAACTCGGCATCCGCGTGATTCAGGACCTGTTGTTCCATCTTCCTGTACGTTATGAAGACCGCACCCGTCTGACGCCGATCGGCTCGCTCGCAGCGGGCATGACCGCGATGATCGCCGGCAAGGTCGAATTTGCGGACATCCTGCCGCGCGGACGCAAGAGCCTGATCGTCCGGATTGCCGACGATACCGGTTTCATCTCGTTAAAATTCTTCCATTACTCGGCCAGCCAGTTCCATGCCTTCGCGCCCGGCGCGCTGGTCAGCTGCTTCGGCGAAGCGCGCTACGGTTACGCCGGCCTGGAGATGACGCATCCCGATTACCAGATCATCGCCGATGCGGACCATTTCGCGCTCGACAGCCGCCTGACGCCGGTCTACCCGCTGACCGAAGGTTTGACTCAAAACACGATCAGGAAGGCGGTCAAACAGGCGCTCGCGCTGTGCATGCACGACAGCCGCCTGTTGATCGACTGGCTGCCCGAACGGCTATTGCAACAGCTGCGCTTTCCTGCTTTGCAGCAGGCGATTCAAACCCTGCATACGCCCGGCGAGCCGGGCGCCTCTGCCGCGCTGCAAAATGGCAGTCATCCGGCATTGAAACGGCTCGCGTTCGAAGAATTGCTGACCCACTATCTGAGCCTGAGACAGGCCAAAAGCCTGAACCAATCCTGCGAGGCGCCTATTCTGGCCGGCGACCCGGCCGCCGCCGACCATTTCATCCGCCGCCTGCCCTTCCCGTTGACCGGCGCCCAGCGGCGCGTGATCGGCGAAATCGCCGACAATTGCCGCAAGACCCAGCCGATGATGCGGCTCGTACAAGGCGATGTCGGCTCCGGCAAAACGGTCGTCGCGGCCTATGCGGCGCTGCTCGCGATCAGCTCGGGTTATCAGGCCGCGGTGATGGCGCCGACCGAACTCCTGGCCGAACAGCATTACCGTAATTTCAGCCACTGGTTCAGCCATTTCGAAACCAAAGTCGTGCTGTTGACTGGGCAGTTGAAAGGCAAACAACGTGGCGAGATCCTGGCCGCGCTGAAAGACGGCTCGGCGCCGATCGCGATCGGCACGCACGCCTTGTTTCAGGACGGCGTCGAATTTGCTCACCTCGGCCTCTGCGTGATCGACGAACAGCACCGCTTCGGCGTGCACCAGCGCCTCGCGCTGCGCGAAAAAGGCCGCCAGTCGGGCATCCGCCCGCATCAGCTGGTGATGACCGCGACGCCGATTCCGCGCACCCTGGCGATGCTGCAATATTCCGACCTCGATATTTCGGTCATCGACGAACTGCCGCCAGGCCGCAAACCGATCGTGACCAGCGTGATTCCGGCCGACCGCCGCGGCGAGGTGATCGCCAAAATCTCGGGCTGGGTCGCGCAAAAGAAGCAGGCCTATTGGGTCTGTACCCTGATCGAGGAATCGGAAGCGCTGCAATGCGAAGCGGCCGAAAAAACCGCCGAACTCTTGGGCGAAGCGCTGCCCGCGGTCAGGATCGCGCTGATCCACGGACGCATGAAAGCGGCCGAGAAAGACGCGATCATGCAGGCCTTCAAGCAGCATCAAATCGACCTCTTGGTCGCGACGACGGTGATCGAGGTCGGCGTCGATGTGCCGAACGCCGGGTTGATGATCATCGAGAACCCGGAGCGGCTCGGCCTGTCGCAGCTGCATCAGTTGCGCGGACGCGTCGGCCGCGGCGACAGCGATAGCTATTGCCTGTTGATGTACCAGGCGCCGTTGTCGGAGATGGCGCGCCAAAGGCTCGGCATCTTGCGCGACAGCAACGACGGCTTCGTGATTGCGGAGAAGGATTTACAGCTGCGCGGCCCCGGCGAAGTGCTCGGCACGCGCCAGACCGGCGCGGTGCATTTCAAGATCGCCGATTTGTCCAGGGATGCCGATTTACTGGATAATATCCAGCAAATCGGCGAACAGTTCTTCAGGGAAGCACCTGACGCCATCCAGCCCCTGTGCGACCGCTGGCTCGGGGCTTCCACCGCTTATGCCGAGGTTTAA
- the dtd gene encoding D-aminoacyl-tRNA deacylase: protein MITIIQRVTTAHVAVDHQIIGKIDTGIMALVAVEKEDGEKHAERLLERIINYRIFPDAAGKMNLSLRDIDGGLLLVPQFTLAADTQKGNRPSFTSAAPPEHGQKLFGYLQALALTVYPSVQFGRFGADMQVALINDGPVTFTLRSH from the coding sequence ATGATCACCATCATCCAGCGCGTCACGACCGCCCATGTCGCGGTAGACCATCAAATCATCGGCAAGATCGATACCGGCATCATGGCACTGGTCGCGGTCGAAAAGGAAGACGGCGAAAAACACGCCGAGCGTCTGCTCGAACGCATCATCAATTACCGGATTTTTCCGGACGCGGCGGGCAAGATGAACCTGAGCCTGCGCGACATCGACGGCGGCCTGCTGCTGGTGCCGCAGTTTACCTTAGCCGCAGATACGCAAAAAGGCAACCGACCGAGTTTCACTTCGGCCGCGCCGCCCGAACACGGCCAGAAGCTGTTCGGCTATCTGCAAGCGCTGGCGTTAACCGTCTATCCATCCGTACAATTCGGCCGCTTCGGCGCCGACATGCAGGTGGCGCTGATCAACGACGGCCCGGTCACCTTTACGCTGCGGTCGCACTAA
- the rpoZ gene encoding DNA-directed RNA polymerase subunit omega, producing the protein MARVTIEDCLENVENRFKLVLLAATRARQLSHGADEFVPRGKDKDTVVALREIAAGYVTPTNVNALHRSTEHHDPNPLF; encoded by the coding sequence ATGGCCAGAGTTACGATTGAAGATTGTTTAGAAAATGTCGAAAACCGCTTTAAGCTGGTGTTGCTGGCGGCAACCCGTGCGCGTCAGCTGTCACACGGCGCAGACGAATTTGTGCCGCGCGGCAAGGACAAGGATACCGTCGTCGCCTTGCGCGAAATCGCGGCCGGCTATGTCACGCCGACCAACGTGAATGCCCTGCACCGCTCCACCGAACATCACGATCCTAACCCGCTGTTCTGA
- a CDS encoding chorismate--pyruvate lyase family protein, with protein sequence MSTQSLLLTREPTWRENRPGLRHTLPESVASWTYESGSLTRRLRGYYGSAVKVKILYHRWLTPFLSERKLLNQAEHRYCLTREVMLHADGVPLILARTILPEATIRCAHRNLSHLGTRPLGEVIFSYPDLERREFQVALLKPAAWSQAALEWGAIQAPVWGRRTVYAIMHQPLLVNEFFMPAALAIA encoded by the coding sequence TTGTCGACCCAAAGCCTGTTATTGACCCGCGAACCCACCTGGCGTGAAAACCGTCCCGGCCTCCGCCACACCCTGCCTGAAAGCGTGGCCTCCTGGACCTACGAATCCGGTTCGCTAACCCGGCGTCTGCGCGGCTATTACGGCAGTGCGGTCAAGGTCAAGATTCTATACCACCGCTGGCTGACGCCCTTCCTGAGCGAACGCAAACTGCTGAATCAAGCGGAGCACCGTTATTGCCTGACCCGCGAAGTGATGCTGCATGCAGACGGCGTGCCGCTAATCCTGGCCCGCACGATCCTGCCGGAAGCCACGATCCGGTGCGCGCACCGGAATCTCTCGCATCTCGGCACCCGCCCGCTCGGCGAAGTGATTTTTTCATATCCCGACCTCGAACGGCGGGAGTTCCAGGTCGCGCTGCTGAAACCGGCCGCCTGGAGCCAGGCGGCATTGGAATGGGGCGCGATCCAGGCGCCAGTCTGGGGCCGAAGAACCGTTTATGCGATCATGCACCAGCCGCTGCTGGTCAACGAGTTTTTCATGCCGGCGGCGCTTGCGATTGCTTGA
- a CDS encoding RidA family protein, which translates to MIKEIISTDKAPQAIGTYSQAVRVDRTLYLSGQIPLLPETMTLVDGDIRAQIVQVFENLKAVTDAAGGTFADFVKVNVYLTDLAHFPIVNEVMGQYFQQPYPARAAIGVAALPKGALVEIDGIICLPPQEYPAS; encoded by the coding sequence ATGATCAAAGAAATCATCAGCACCGACAAAGCCCCGCAGGCGATTGGCACCTATTCGCAAGCCGTCAGAGTGGACCGCACCTTGTATCTGTCCGGTCAAATTCCGTTGTTGCCGGAGACGATGACCCTCGTTGACGGCGATATCAGGGCCCAGATCGTCCAGGTCTTCGAAAACCTGAAAGCGGTCACCGACGCGGCTGGCGGCACATTTGCCGATTTCGTCAAAGTGAATGTGTATCTGACCGATCTGGCGCACTTCCCGATCGTCAATGAAGTGATGGGGCAGTATTTTCAGCAACCCTACCCCGCGCGCGCCGCGATCGGCGTTGCCGCCTTGCCGAAAGGCGCGCTGGTCGAGATCGACGGCATCATCTGCCTGCCGCCGCAGGAATATCCGGCCTCCTGA
- the ispH gene encoding 4-hydroxy-3-methylbut-2-enyl diphosphate reductase, with product MQIVLANPRGFCAGVDRAIEIVDQALETFGAPIYVRHEVVHNRTVVDGLKAKGAVFIEDLNDVPVGSTLVFSAHGVSKQVQKEAEERKLTVFDATCPLVTKVHIQVAKHAKSDREVILIGHAGHPEVEGTMGQYEKCTENGGIYLVETPEDVATLQVNNPDNLAYVTQTTLSMTDTKIMVDALKARFTGIKEQKKDDICYATQNRQDAVQDMAKKADVILVVGSPNSSNSNRLREIAEQLGKPAYLIDTAHDMKQAWFEGIDVVGVTAGASAPEVLVQEVINQLKQWGGKSTAELPGIEEKVVFSLPKELKKHMVQ from the coding sequence ATGCAAATCGTACTCGCTAACCCCCGTGGATTCTGCGCCGGCGTCGACCGGGCCATCGAAATCGTCGATCAGGCGCTCGAAACCTTCGGCGCGCCGATCTATGTGCGCCACGAAGTCGTGCACAACCGCACCGTCGTCGACGGCCTGAAAGCGAAAGGCGCTGTATTCATCGAAGATTTGAACGACGTGCCGGTCGGCTCTACCCTCGTTTTCAGCGCGCACGGCGTCTCCAAGCAGGTGCAAAAAGAAGCCGAGGAACGCAAACTGACCGTTTTCGATGCAACCTGCCCTCTGGTCACCAAGGTGCATATCCAGGTCGCCAAGCACGCCAAATCGGACCGCGAAGTGATCCTGATCGGCCACGCCGGCCATCCGGAAGTCGAAGGCACGATGGGCCAGTATGAAAAATGCACCGAAAACGGCGGCATTTATCTGGTCGAAACGCCGGAAGACGTCGCGACTCTGCAAGTGAACAATCCGGACAATCTGGCCTATGTCACGCAAACGACGCTGTCGATGACCGACACCAAGATCATGGTCGATGCGTTGAAGGCGCGCTTCACCGGCATCAAGGAACAGAAAAAGGACGACATTTGCTATGCGACGCAAAACCGTCAGGATGCGGTCCAGGACATGGCCAAAAAAGCCGATGTGATCCTGGTCGTCGGCTCGCCGAACAGCTCGAACTCGAACCGTCTGCGCGAAATCGCCGAACAGCTCGGCAAGCCGGCCTACCTGATCGATACCGCGCACGACATGAAGCAGGCATGGTTCGAGGGTATCGACGTCGTCGGCGTGACCGCCGGCGCCTCCGCGCCGGAAGTGCTGGTGCAGGAAGTGATCAACCAGCTCAAGCAATGGGGCGGCAAATCGACGGCCGAACTGCCGGGCATCGAAGAAAAAGTCGTGTTCTCGCTGCCGAAAGAATTGAAAAAACACATGGTGCAATAA
- a CDS encoding thermonuclease family protein, with amino-acid sequence MRRIVALLLFSLAYGANADIYGWRDNAGSPHYSDRPQTASAKVLDIKPGYGFYTVKKVFDGDTLVLEDGRKVRLLGVNTPEIAHRNQPEQAGGEEAKRWLTGKLQNRKVRIETDAEAADKYGRTLAHVFTDRKEHINLQLVEQGLAAVNIYPPNLLYVLKLVKAEQGAQKKRLGIWGRPEYDPIPVERLPASGHSGWTRIKGRITDLRSSRKFVYLKFSEKFEARIEKKELPLFPDLSRFPGQFVEVRGWLNKNKGGYSMLIRHPSAIISE; translated from the coding sequence ATGCGGCGTATTGTAGCGCTTTTATTGTTCAGTTTGGCCTATGGGGCCAACGCGGATATTTACGGCTGGCGGGACAACGCCGGCAGCCCCCATTATTCCGACCGCCCGCAGACCGCTTCGGCGAAAGTGCTCGACATCAAGCCCGGCTATGGCTTTTATACGGTCAAAAAGGTGTTTGACGGCGATACGCTGGTGCTCGAAGACGGCCGCAAGGTCAGGCTGCTCGGCGTCAATACGCCGGAGATCGCGCATCGCAATCAGCCGGAACAGGCGGGCGGCGAGGAGGCGAAGCGCTGGCTGACCGGCAAACTGCAAAACCGCAAGGTTAGGATCGAGACGGATGCCGAAGCGGCCGATAAATACGGCCGGACGCTCGCGCATGTGTTTACCGACAGAAAGGAGCATATCAATCTGCAACTGGTCGAACAGGGCCTGGCGGCGGTCAATATCTATCCGCCGAATCTGCTCTATGTCCTGAAGCTGGTCAAGGCCGAGCAGGGAGCCCAGAAAAAGCGCTTGGGGATCTGGGGCCGGCCGGAATACGATCCGATCCCGGTCGAGCGTTTGCCCGCTTCCGGCCATTCGGGATGGACAAGGATCAAAGGCCGAATCACTGATTTGCGCAGCAGCCGGAAGTTTGTGTATCTGAAATTTTCCGAAAAATTTGAAGCCAGAATAGAAAAAAAGGAATTGCCTCTGTTTCCGGATTTAAGCCGTTTTCCGGGCCAATTCGTCGAGGTGCGCGGCTGGCTGAACAAAAACAAGGGCGGTTATTCGATGCTGATCCGCCATCCGAGCGCGATCATCTCTGAATAG
- a CDS encoding phosphoglycerate kinase → MSVKRMADLDLSGKRVLIRQDLNVPVKNGKVTSDIRIQASVPTIVEALEKGAAVMLMSHLGRPEEGVYDEASSLKPVAERLAELLGKPVRLEKDWIDGIQIQPGEVVLCENVRFNAGEGKNKDELGQKMAALCDVFVMDAFGTAHRAQASTHSVAKFAKVACAGPLLASELDALGKALETPAKPLVAIVGGSKVSTKLTVLKTLSEKVDQLIVGGGIANTFIAAAGFPVGKSLYEPDLIDDAKQLIALAKQNGSDIPVPVDVVCAKEFSETAVATVKKVSEVAEDDLIMDIGPETAKLYAEILTSAKTIVWNGPVGVFEFDQFGGGTKALAEAIAESPAFSIAGGGDTLAAIDKYGISDKVSYTSTGGGAFLEFLEGKELPAVAILKTRGE, encoded by the coding sequence ATGTCAGTAAAAAGAATGGCTGATCTGGACTTGTCCGGCAAACGCGTATTGATTCGTCAGGATTTGAACGTACCGGTCAAGAACGGCAAAGTCACCAGCGATATCCGCATTCAAGCCAGCGTGCCGACCATCGTAGAGGCCTTGGAGAAAGGCGCGGCGGTAATGCTGATGTCGCATCTCGGCCGTCCTGAAGAAGGCGTCTATGACGAAGCATCCTCATTGAAGCCTGTCGCAGAACGCCTTGCCGAACTGCTCGGCAAGCCGGTGCGCCTCGAAAAAGACTGGATCGACGGCATTCAGATTCAACCCGGCGAAGTCGTGTTGTGCGAAAACGTCCGATTCAATGCCGGCGAAGGCAAAAACAAGGACGAACTGGGCCAAAAAATGGCCGCGCTCTGCGACGTGTTCGTGATGGATGCATTCGGCACCGCGCACCGCGCGCAAGCCTCGACGCACAGCGTTGCGAAGTTCGCCAAAGTCGCCTGCGCCGGTCCATTGCTGGCCAGCGAACTCGACGCGCTGGGCAAAGCGCTCGAAACTCCGGCCAAACCCCTGGTCGCTATCGTCGGCGGCTCGAAGGTTTCGACCAAACTGACCGTGCTGAAAACACTGTCCGAAAAAGTCGATCAGTTGATCGTCGGCGGCGGCATCGCGAACACCTTCATCGCGGCGGCCGGATTCCCGGTCGGCAAGTCATTGTATGAACCGGACCTGATCGACGACGCCAAGCAACTGATCGCGCTGGCCAAGCAAAACGGTTCCGATATTCCGGTTCCGGTCGACGTGGTCTGCGCCAAGGAATTCTCCGAAACCGCGGTCGCGACCGTCAAAAAAGTCAGCGAAGTGGCCGAAGACGACCTGATCATGGACATCGGACCGGAAACCGCAAAACTCTATGCAGAGATTTTGACTTCCGCCAAAACGATCGTCTGGAACGGTCCGGTCGGCGTATTCGAATTCGACCAGTTCGGAGGCGGCACCAAGGCCTTGGCCGAAGCGATCGCAGAGTCCCCTGCATTCTCTATCGCCGGCGGCGGCGACACGCTGGCCGCGATCGATAAATACGGCATCAGCGACAAAGTGTCCTACACCTCGACCGGCGGCGGCGCTTTCCTGGAATTCCTCGAAGGCAAGGAATTGCCGGCGGTTGCGATTTTGAAAACTCGCGGCGAATAA